Proteins found in one Arachis stenosperma cultivar V10309 chromosome 8, arast.V10309.gnm1.PFL2, whole genome shotgun sequence genomic segment:
- the LOC130943560 gene encoding probable manganese-transporting ATPase PDR2 isoform X2, which produces MSSFHVGGKVVDRVDLMRKKQLPWRLDVWPFAVLYGVWLASILPSLDFVDAAIVFGGLVALHILVWLFTGWSVDFKCFAHFSKVRDIHQADSCKITPAKFSGSKEVVPLRFRKIPAGSSSATDLEEIYFEFRKQCFVFSNEKGTFCKLSYPTKETFGHYLKCSGHGSEAKILAATEKWGRNVFDYPQPTFQKLMKEHCMEPFFVFQVFCVGLWCLDEYWYYSLFTLFMLFMFESTMAKSRLKTLTELRRVRVDSQILMVHRGGKWVKLSGTDLLPGDVVSIGRSSGQNGEEKSVPADMLILAGNAIVNEAILTGESTPQWKVSITGRGNEEKLSIRRDKSHVLFGGTKILQHTPDKTFPLKTPDGGCLAVVLRTGFETSQGKLMRTILFSTERVTANSWESGLFILFLVVFALIAAGYVLIKGLEDPTRSKYKLILSCSLIVTSVIPPELPMELSIAVNTSLIALARRGIFCTEPFRIPFAGKVDICCFDKTGTLTSDDMEFSGVVGLNGTTDLESDMSRVPVRTVEILASCHALVFVDNKLVGDPLEKAALKGIDWSYKSDEKAIPKKGSGQPVQIVQRYHFASHLKRMAVIVRIQEEFFAFVKGAPEIIQDRLIDVPPSYVETYKKYTRQGSRVLALAYKSLPDMTVSEARGLDRDGVESGLTFAGFVVFNCPIRSDSAIVLSELKGSSHDLVMITGDQALTACHVASQVHIISKPTLILGPASDGVGYKWMSPDETANIPYSEKEVESLSETHDLCVGGDCFEMLQQSSAHLRVIPYVKVFARVAPEQKELILTTYKTVGRITLMCGDGTNDVGALKQAHVGVALLNVMPPTQSGNSSKESAGEEGSKSVKTKKSRPALEAPGKSGEGTSKATVVSKSDPINRHQAAVDMQRQKLKKMFEELNEEDGRAPVVKLGDASMASPFTAKHASVAPTTDIIRQGRSTLVTTLQMFKILGLNCLATAYVLSVMYLDGVKLGDVQATISGVFTAAFFLFISHARPLPTLSAERPHPNIFCAYVFLSLMGQFAIHLLFLISSVKEAEKYMPDECIEPDADFHPNLVNTVSYMVSMMLQVATFAVNYMGHPFNQSISENKPFRYALIAAVGFFTAITSDLFRDLNDWLKLVPLPVGLRDKLLIWALLMFLICYSWERLLRWAFPGKIPAWKKRQRHAVSNFEKKKEV; this is translated from the exons ATGTCGAGCTTCCACGTCGGCGGCAAGGTGGTTGACCGCGTCGATTTGATGCGGAAGAAACAACTGCCGTGGCGACTCGACGTTTGGCCCTTCGCTGTTCTCTACGGCGTATGGCTCGCCTCGATCCTCCCGAGCCTGGACTTCGTCGACGCCGCCATCGTTTTCGGCGGCCTCGTTGCTCTCCATATCCTCGTTTGGCTTTTCACCGGTTGGTCCGTTGATTTCAAGTGTTTTGCACATTTCAGCAAG GtcagagatattcaccaagctgATTCTTGCAAGATAACGCCGGCGAAGTTTTCCGGTTCCAAAGAGGTCGTGCCGCTCAGGTTTCGGAAAATT CCTGCAGGTTCTTCATCGGCGACGGATCTGGAGGAGATTTACTTTGAGTTTAGAAAACAGTGTTTTGTATTTTCAAATGAGAAGGGAACATTTTGCAAACTTTCTTATCCTACAAAGGAAACATTTGGACATTATCTCAAGTGTAGTGGGCATGGCTCTGAAGCTAAAATCCTTGCTGCTACAGAGAAATGGGGGCGGAATGT ATTTGATTATCCTCAgccaacctttcagaaattgaTGAAAGAGCATTGCATGGagcctttttttgtttttcag GTTTTCTGTGTGGGTCTCTGGTGTTTGGATGAATATTGGTATTACAGTTTGTTCACTCTATTTATGCTGTTTATGTTTGAATCAACCATGGCAAAGAGTCGGTTGAAGACTCTTACTGAGTTAAGGCGTGTTAGAGTGGATAGTCAGATCCTTATGGTCCATCGTGGTGGCAA GTGGGTTAAACTCTCTGGTACGGATCTTTTGCCTGGGGATGTTGTCTCTATAGGACGCTCTTCTGGTCAGAATGGCGAGGAGAAGTCTGTACCTGCAGACATGCTTATATTGGCTGGAAATGCAATTGTGAATGAAGCTATTCTGACAGGCGAGTCTACTCCTCAATGGAAG GTTTCAATCACGGGAAGGGGAAACGAGGAGAAGTTGTCAATAAGGCGAGATAAAAGTCATGTCTTATTTGGTGGAACCAAAATACTGCAGCACACTCCAGATAAG ACTTTCCCTCTGAAAACGCCTGATGGTGGCTGCCTGGCTGTTGTGCTTAGAACGGGGTTCGAAACTAGTCAAGGAAAGTTGATGCGAACAATCTTATTCTCCACAGAAAGG GTTACTGCCAATAGCTGGGAAAGTGGACTGTTCATCTTATTCTTGGTTGTATTTGCTCTGATTGCTGCTGGTTATGTGCTTATCAAG GGATTAGAGGATCCCACAAGAAGCAAGTACAAACTTATACTAAGTTGTTCACTTATTGTTACTTCTGTGATTCCGCCCGAGTTACCGATGGAGTTATCAATTGCTGTAAATACTTCCTTGATTGCATTGGCGCGACGTGGGATTTTTTGCACAGAGCCTTTCCGAATACCATTTGCTGGGAAG GTTGATATATGTTGTTTTGACAAGACTGGGACACTGACATCTGATGACATG GAATTTTCTGGAGTTGTTGGTTTGAATGGAACCACGGATTTGGAATCTGACATGAGTAGAGTGCCAGTGCGAACTGTGGAAATCCTGGCTTCTTGCCATGCTTTGGTATTTGTTGATAATAAGCTG GTTGGTGATCCTCTTGAGAAGGCTGCACTTAAGGGAATTGATTGGAGTTATAAATCTGATGAGAAGGCTATTCCAAAAAA GGGTAGTGGCCAACCTGTCCAAATTGTTCAGCGGTACCATTTTGCATCTCACTTAAAACGAATGGCTGTTATTGTTCGCATTCAGGAGGAGTTTTTTGCCTTTGTGAAG GGTGCCCCAGAAATTATTCAAGATAGGCTCATTGACGTACCACCATCATATGTTGAAACCTACAAGAAGTATACGCGTCAGGGGTCTCGTGTTCTTGCTTTGGCCTACAAGTCTCTTCCTGACATGACA GTCAGTGAAGCTAGAGGCTTGGATAGGGATGGAGTAGAGAGTGGACTTACTTTTGCTGGTTTTGTG GTATTTAATTGTCCTATAAGGTCAGATTCGGCCATTGTTTTATCCGAACTGAAAGGGTCTTCACATGACTTG GTGATGATTACTGGTGACCAAGCTCTGACAGCTTGCCATGTTGCCAGCCAAGTTCATATTATATCAAAACCTACATTAATCCTTGGCCCAGCAAGTGATGGTGTGGGATATAAATGGATGTCCCCTGATGAGACTGCAAATATTCCCTACAG CGAGAAAGAGGTTGAGTCTTTATCGGAAACTCATGATCTGTGTGTTGGAGGTGATTGCTTTGAAATGTTGCAACAGTCATCAGCTCATCTTCGAGTTATTCCTTATGTGAAG GTGTTTGCTAGAGTTGCACCTGAACAGAAAGAACTTATCCTGACCACTTACAAGACAGTGGGACGGATAACTTTGATGTGTGGGGATGGAACCAATGATGTTGGGGCATTGAAACAG GCCCATGTAGGAGTTGCTCTTCTAAATGTGATGCCTCCAACTCAAAGTGGAAACTCCTCTAAAGAGTCAGCTGGGGAAGAAGGTTCAAAATCTGTCAAAACGAAGAAATCCAGGCCTGCACTAGAAGCGCCTGGAAAGAGTGGAGAAGGCACTTCAAAAGCCACAGTTGTTTCAAAATCAGATCCTATCAACCGTCATCAGGCAGCTGTTGATATGCAACGACAGAAGCTCAAGAAGATGTTTGAAGAGCTTAACGAGGAAGATGGCCGTGCCCCCGTTGTCAAGCTTGGTGATGCGTCAATGGCATCCCCTTTCACTGCAAAGCATGCATCTGTTGCTCCCACCACTGACATAATTCGTCAAGGTCGGAGTACCCTGGTGACAACCCTCCAGATGTTTAAAATTTTGGGCCTCAACTGCCTTGCTACTGCATACGTGTTGAGTGTCATGTATCTGGATGGTGTCAAACTAGGTGATGTGCAGGCCACAATAAGTGGTGTCTTCACTGCTGCGTTTTTCCTCTTTATCTCCCATGCCCGCCCTCTTCCCACCCTCTCAGCTGAACGTCCCCACCCCAATATCTTCTGTGCTTATGTTTTCCTTTCCCTTATGGGGCAATTTGCCATTCACTTATTATTCTTGATCTCATCTGTGAAAGAGGCTGAAAAATACATGCCAGATGAATGCATCGAACCAGATGCAGATTTTCATCCCAACTTGGTCAACACTGTTTCATACATGGTCAGCATGATGCTTCAGGTTGCTACTTTTGCCGTGAACTACATGGGCCATCCCTTCAACCAGAGTATCTCAGAAAACAAGCCGTTCCGGTACGCTCTTATAGCAGCCGTAGGTTTCTTTACAGCGATTACATCTGATCTCTTCAGGGACTTAAATGACTGGTTGAAGTTGGTGCCACTGCCAGTGGGATTGAGGGACAAACTATTAATATGGGCACTTCTAATGTTTTTGATATGCTACTCATGGGAGAGACTATTGAGATGGGCCTTCCCTGGCAAGATCCCTGCATGGAAGAAGCGCCAAAGGCACGCGGTATCTaactttgaaaagaaaaaagaggtcTAA
- the LOC130943560 gene encoding probable manganese-transporting ATPase PDR2 isoform X1 — protein sequence MSSFHVGGKVVDRVDLMRKKQLPWRLDVWPFAVLYGVWLASILPSLDFVDAAIVFGGLVALHILVWLFTGWSVDFKCFAHFSKVRDIHQADSCKITPAKFSGSKEVVPLRFRKIPAGSSSATDLEEIYFEFRKQCFVFSNEKGTFCKLSYPTKETFGHYLKCSGHGSEAKILAATEKWGRNVFDYPQPTFQKLMKEHCMEPFFVFQVFCVGLWCLDEYWYYSLFTLFMLFMFESTMAKSRLKTLTELRRVRVDSQILMVHRGGKWVKLSGTDLLPGDVVSIGRSSGQNGEEKSVPADMLILAGNAIVNEAILTGESTPQWKVSITGRGNEEKLSIRRDKSHVLFGGTKILQHTPDKTFPLKTPDGGCLAVVLRTGFETSQGKLMRTILFSTERVTANSWESGLFILFLVVFALIAAGYVLIKGLEDPTRSKYKLILSCSLIVTSVIPPELPMELSIAVNTSLIALARRGIFCTEPFRIPFAGKVDICCFDKTGTLTSDDMEFSGVVGLNGTTDLESDMSRVPVRTVEILASCHALVFVDNKLVGDPLEKAALKGIDWSYKSDEKAIPKKGSGQPVQIVQRYHFASHLKRMAVIVRIQEEFFAFVKGAPEIIQDRLIDVPPSYVETYKKYTRQGSRVLALAYKSLPDMTVSEARGLDRDGVESGLTFAGFVLVSSYFQVFNCPIRSDSAIVLSELKGSSHDLVMITGDQALTACHVASQVHIISKPTLILGPASDGVGYKWMSPDETANIPYSEKEVESLSETHDLCVGGDCFEMLQQSSAHLRVIPYVKVFARVAPEQKELILTTYKTVGRITLMCGDGTNDVGALKQAHVGVALLNVMPPTQSGNSSKESAGEEGSKSVKTKKSRPALEAPGKSGEGTSKATVVSKSDPINRHQAAVDMQRQKLKKMFEELNEEDGRAPVVKLGDASMASPFTAKHASVAPTTDIIRQGRSTLVTTLQMFKILGLNCLATAYVLSVMYLDGVKLGDVQATISGVFTAAFFLFISHARPLPTLSAERPHPNIFCAYVFLSLMGQFAIHLLFLISSVKEAEKYMPDECIEPDADFHPNLVNTVSYMVSMMLQVATFAVNYMGHPFNQSISENKPFRYALIAAVGFFTAITSDLFRDLNDWLKLVPLPVGLRDKLLIWALLMFLICYSWERLLRWAFPGKIPAWKKRQRHAVSNFEKKKEV from the exons ATGTCGAGCTTCCACGTCGGCGGCAAGGTGGTTGACCGCGTCGATTTGATGCGGAAGAAACAACTGCCGTGGCGACTCGACGTTTGGCCCTTCGCTGTTCTCTACGGCGTATGGCTCGCCTCGATCCTCCCGAGCCTGGACTTCGTCGACGCCGCCATCGTTTTCGGCGGCCTCGTTGCTCTCCATATCCTCGTTTGGCTTTTCACCGGTTGGTCCGTTGATTTCAAGTGTTTTGCACATTTCAGCAAG GtcagagatattcaccaagctgATTCTTGCAAGATAACGCCGGCGAAGTTTTCCGGTTCCAAAGAGGTCGTGCCGCTCAGGTTTCGGAAAATT CCTGCAGGTTCTTCATCGGCGACGGATCTGGAGGAGATTTACTTTGAGTTTAGAAAACAGTGTTTTGTATTTTCAAATGAGAAGGGAACATTTTGCAAACTTTCTTATCCTACAAAGGAAACATTTGGACATTATCTCAAGTGTAGTGGGCATGGCTCTGAAGCTAAAATCCTTGCTGCTACAGAGAAATGGGGGCGGAATGT ATTTGATTATCCTCAgccaacctttcagaaattgaTGAAAGAGCATTGCATGGagcctttttttgtttttcag GTTTTCTGTGTGGGTCTCTGGTGTTTGGATGAATATTGGTATTACAGTTTGTTCACTCTATTTATGCTGTTTATGTTTGAATCAACCATGGCAAAGAGTCGGTTGAAGACTCTTACTGAGTTAAGGCGTGTTAGAGTGGATAGTCAGATCCTTATGGTCCATCGTGGTGGCAA GTGGGTTAAACTCTCTGGTACGGATCTTTTGCCTGGGGATGTTGTCTCTATAGGACGCTCTTCTGGTCAGAATGGCGAGGAGAAGTCTGTACCTGCAGACATGCTTATATTGGCTGGAAATGCAATTGTGAATGAAGCTATTCTGACAGGCGAGTCTACTCCTCAATGGAAG GTTTCAATCACGGGAAGGGGAAACGAGGAGAAGTTGTCAATAAGGCGAGATAAAAGTCATGTCTTATTTGGTGGAACCAAAATACTGCAGCACACTCCAGATAAG ACTTTCCCTCTGAAAACGCCTGATGGTGGCTGCCTGGCTGTTGTGCTTAGAACGGGGTTCGAAACTAGTCAAGGAAAGTTGATGCGAACAATCTTATTCTCCACAGAAAGG GTTACTGCCAATAGCTGGGAAAGTGGACTGTTCATCTTATTCTTGGTTGTATTTGCTCTGATTGCTGCTGGTTATGTGCTTATCAAG GGATTAGAGGATCCCACAAGAAGCAAGTACAAACTTATACTAAGTTGTTCACTTATTGTTACTTCTGTGATTCCGCCCGAGTTACCGATGGAGTTATCAATTGCTGTAAATACTTCCTTGATTGCATTGGCGCGACGTGGGATTTTTTGCACAGAGCCTTTCCGAATACCATTTGCTGGGAAG GTTGATATATGTTGTTTTGACAAGACTGGGACACTGACATCTGATGACATG GAATTTTCTGGAGTTGTTGGTTTGAATGGAACCACGGATTTGGAATCTGACATGAGTAGAGTGCCAGTGCGAACTGTGGAAATCCTGGCTTCTTGCCATGCTTTGGTATTTGTTGATAATAAGCTG GTTGGTGATCCTCTTGAGAAGGCTGCACTTAAGGGAATTGATTGGAGTTATAAATCTGATGAGAAGGCTATTCCAAAAAA GGGTAGTGGCCAACCTGTCCAAATTGTTCAGCGGTACCATTTTGCATCTCACTTAAAACGAATGGCTGTTATTGTTCGCATTCAGGAGGAGTTTTTTGCCTTTGTGAAG GGTGCCCCAGAAATTATTCAAGATAGGCTCATTGACGTACCACCATCATATGTTGAAACCTACAAGAAGTATACGCGTCAGGGGTCTCGTGTTCTTGCTTTGGCCTACAAGTCTCTTCCTGACATGACA GTCAGTGAAGCTAGAGGCTTGGATAGGGATGGAGTAGAGAGTGGACTTACTTTTGCTGGTTTTGTG TTGGTATCAAGTTATTTTCAGGTATTTAATTGTCCTATAAGGTCAGATTCGGCCATTGTTTTATCCGAACTGAAAGGGTCTTCACATGACTTG GTGATGATTACTGGTGACCAAGCTCTGACAGCTTGCCATGTTGCCAGCCAAGTTCATATTATATCAAAACCTACATTAATCCTTGGCCCAGCAAGTGATGGTGTGGGATATAAATGGATGTCCCCTGATGAGACTGCAAATATTCCCTACAG CGAGAAAGAGGTTGAGTCTTTATCGGAAACTCATGATCTGTGTGTTGGAGGTGATTGCTTTGAAATGTTGCAACAGTCATCAGCTCATCTTCGAGTTATTCCTTATGTGAAG GTGTTTGCTAGAGTTGCACCTGAACAGAAAGAACTTATCCTGACCACTTACAAGACAGTGGGACGGATAACTTTGATGTGTGGGGATGGAACCAATGATGTTGGGGCATTGAAACAG GCCCATGTAGGAGTTGCTCTTCTAAATGTGATGCCTCCAACTCAAAGTGGAAACTCCTCTAAAGAGTCAGCTGGGGAAGAAGGTTCAAAATCTGTCAAAACGAAGAAATCCAGGCCTGCACTAGAAGCGCCTGGAAAGAGTGGAGAAGGCACTTCAAAAGCCACAGTTGTTTCAAAATCAGATCCTATCAACCGTCATCAGGCAGCTGTTGATATGCAACGACAGAAGCTCAAGAAGATGTTTGAAGAGCTTAACGAGGAAGATGGCCGTGCCCCCGTTGTCAAGCTTGGTGATGCGTCAATGGCATCCCCTTTCACTGCAAAGCATGCATCTGTTGCTCCCACCACTGACATAATTCGTCAAGGTCGGAGTACCCTGGTGACAACCCTCCAGATGTTTAAAATTTTGGGCCTCAACTGCCTTGCTACTGCATACGTGTTGAGTGTCATGTATCTGGATGGTGTCAAACTAGGTGATGTGCAGGCCACAATAAGTGGTGTCTTCACTGCTGCGTTTTTCCTCTTTATCTCCCATGCCCGCCCTCTTCCCACCCTCTCAGCTGAACGTCCCCACCCCAATATCTTCTGTGCTTATGTTTTCCTTTCCCTTATGGGGCAATTTGCCATTCACTTATTATTCTTGATCTCATCTGTGAAAGAGGCTGAAAAATACATGCCAGATGAATGCATCGAACCAGATGCAGATTTTCATCCCAACTTGGTCAACACTGTTTCATACATGGTCAGCATGATGCTTCAGGTTGCTACTTTTGCCGTGAACTACATGGGCCATCCCTTCAACCAGAGTATCTCAGAAAACAAGCCGTTCCGGTACGCTCTTATAGCAGCCGTAGGTTTCTTTACAGCGATTACATCTGATCTCTTCAGGGACTTAAATGACTGGTTGAAGTTGGTGCCACTGCCAGTGGGATTGAGGGACAAACTATTAATATGGGCACTTCTAATGTTTTTGATATGCTACTCATGGGAGAGACTATTGAGATGGGCCTTCCCTGGCAAGATCCCTGCATGGAAGAAGCGCCAAAGGCACGCGGTATCTaactttgaaaagaaaaaagaggtcTAA
- the LOC130946164 gene encoding uncharacterized protein LOC130946164, with protein sequence MASSSHSHPHNHFKNTNNFVEQEKEHNSQRHVQQQEEENWLKLGLGLGRNDDIINTSSFNNQVVHHHHHHGSNNNPQVLLCSDSSSSHIGSHGEHHHHQQEMLKLGLGLGFQQDSMLLGSMEEKMMIEPTNNDDDDENGSSWQIDSTCGGGGDFHHYNKCGLWFTLRSSTNRRGEALPQIPKAYIRIRDENMTVFMVKKYLVRKLGLSNEAEDHINNWRKTALCLTSIFFLAAIIWFIEHVLKKLLDVVAHGFQMLIDPKAAYLHQL encoded by the exons ATGGCTTCCTCTTCTCACTCCCACCCCCATAACCACTTCAAAAATACCAACAATTTTGTGGAGCAAGAAAAGGAACATAACTCTCAAAGACATGtacaacaacaagaagaagaaaattggCTCAAGTTAGGGTTGGGGCTAGGAAGAAATGATGACATCATCAACACATCATCATTCAATAATCAAGtagttcatcatcatcatcatcatggaTCAAACAATAATCCACAAGTCTTATTATGTTCTGATTCCTCATCATCCCATATAGGAAGCCATGGtgaacatcatcatcatcaacaagaaatgctgaaattagggttagggttagggtttcaaCAAGATTCAATGTTATTAGGATCTATGGAGGAGAAGATGATGATTGAACctactaataatgatgatgatgatgaaaatggATCATCATGGCAAATTGATTCAActtgtggtggtggtggtgatttTCATCATTACAACAAGTGTGGATTGTGGTTTACGCTACGTTCATCTACCAACCG AAGAGGAGAAGCTTTGCCTCAGATACCAAAGGCGTACATTAGAATCAG GGACGAAAACATGACGGTCTTCATGGTTAAAAAATATCTTGTTAGAAAACTTGGTCTCTCCAACGAAGCTGAG GATCATATTAATAACTGGAGGAAAACAGCACTTTGTTTAACatccattttctttcttgctgCTATAATATGGTTCATAG AACACGTACTGAAGAAATTGTTGGATGTTGTTGCGCATGGGTTTCAAATGCTAATAGACCCTAAAG